A region of the Oncorhynchus nerka isolate Pitt River linkage group LG26, Oner_Uvic_2.0, whole genome shotgun sequence genome:
tcTGGTGATGGTGGACAAAAAAGCCACTATGTTAGGGACATAAAAGCCACTGTGGAACACTGTATGTATGAGACAGGCCTGAATAAATGAGGTGAATATGTTGTATCTTACTAttaattttagaaacacttatgTGTCTGTTTTTAAACAAGCAAAAGCCTTGTCTACAATAAGCAGGTTACCATCTACAGTATAAACAATGCCAAATGTCAGTGGAGGCTCTAGCTACTCACTAGAAAGGGGCTCCAGCACACACAGGACACCATCGTGATCGCTGTCAACTGGGCCATCATCTCTACATCCAGCGAgcgtaggggagaggaggaggttctTCCATATCGTCCTGGTGCTGCTGTAGTGTTTGTCCTGATGCCCTGGGAGCTGAGCCTGGCCTGCAGCAGAGCCAGCCCGCTCAGGGTGTTACAAATCAGGGAGAGGCTGAGCGCCGTGAGCCCCAGGCCGGAGAAGGTGAGTGCCAGGCTGGCGTCAGCCGTGGAGAGCGGCCCGTGGACTGTCAGAAAGCACCAGGTACCAGGGAATTGGGTTGTGTAACTACCCACCTCCACCAGGGGGAGCCCGGCCAGCAGCAGGGCTagggaggacagcaggaggacagccaGACGCATGTGGGCCACCGTGATCAGGGCAGAGTGGAGGAGGGGCTGGGTAATGCCCATACAACGCTCCACGGCCATGGCACTGCCCAGTAATAGAGGGCACAGGCCGAAGAACACCAAGCTGGCACCGAACAGTTGGCAAAACATCCCGGCAGGCTCGGTGGTGTCACGCATTCCTGCAGCCACCCTGTGCCTCCGACTCTGACCCAGGTGCAGATGGAGGGCAAAGGCACCAGGGATCAAATTACCAGCCAGGTCGGTTAGCAGTAGAGCCCCCACTAACAACAGGAACGGAGCTTTGGCCCGATGTCTGAAGCGTACATAGGACTTGGCCAGGATGCCCAGGGCGCTTAGGTTAGAGAGGCCACCCAGGGTCATGGTGAAACAGGACAATCCAAAGGAGGGAGGGTTGATGAGGGGTGGCAGTGTGGTGGCATTCAGggtctggatggatggacagggGCAGGAGGAGAAGTTGAGCTCTGGGAGGtgatggaggacagagggagaggagggggcagagactGTAGCCATGACGTCATAGAGGAGCAAGTATTCAGCTTCAATGCCATCTGCAAAGAATGAGAGATATTAAGTTGAAGACTGGTTCAAACGTTTGTAAGCAAACAGCACTTGCGTATTAGATCTATGTaatccagcctggtctcatagactagatgtaacatagtacaTGTAAATTCAGGGCACACAAATTTCTAtcatatgttacgtttggtatgggtACATAAGACAGATGATTGTTTAAGTTGGGATGGATGGGTGCGTGTATAACgcaaatgtctagcaacccaaaggttgcgagtttgaatctcatcacggacaacttgagcattttagctaattagtaacttttcaactacttactacttttttagctactttgcaactacttagcatgttagctaaccatgCCCCTAACCATagcccttttagctaaccctaaccctttaacctaactcctaaacttaaccctacccctaacttagctaacgttagccacctagctagaattcataacatatcatacttttagcaaattcataacatattgtatgttttgCACATTTGTAACATTGTCCCTTTGCACATTTATGACATAATaagaattgtaatttgtaacatatcatacgaaatgggtgatggacatcaaCAAATTAATGCATACCATACGAAACaaacatactaaatggagtgtcatgGATTTACGTGCAGAATTATACTAAATGCGCTGAGACCAGATTGTGTAATCAGTTGTAATAGGACAGGGATGAGTACTGGTGTGACTTGAGACAATTTGAGAATCTGAGAGTCATACTTACATAAGGCCATTGATCAGTTAAAAATAAATTATGTTGAATTGTCAAAATGAAATGTCTCTCCGAAGGGAAAGTCATTTTCTGCATGACTACAACTTAGTACTAATTTAATTTAACAAAACTCCTAGATATCTCAAGTGCACCTGTGTGATTACGAGCATTCTCTTTGAGGAGGCACATTGAGTGATTATGTGTGACAGGTGGTCTGTGTAGGACTCTTGAGGATTTTAACTTTTCATTAGAACAGACCCTGATTGCACTGAAAAGTCTGTAATGAGACACTAATGGGAACTTGCCTGGTGCTTTCTTTGCCTCTGTGCCCTTTCAGGAACCATATCCaaacacttacagtgccttcggagagtactcagaccccttgactttttccacaatttgttacgttacagccttattctaaaattgattacatttccccccctcatcaatctacacacaatatcccaaaatgacaaagcaagaacaggtttagatttttttgctaatttattataaataaaaaactgaaatatcatatttacataagaattcagaccctttactcagtactttgttgaagcacctttggcagcgattacagcctcaagtctttttgggtatgacgctacaagcttggcacacctgtatttggggagtttctctcattattttctgcagatgctctcaagctctgtcaggttggatggggaacatcgctacacagttattttcaggtctctccagagatgtttgaccaggttcaagtccggtctctggctagagacttgtcccgaagcccttctctcccgattgctcagtttgtccagatggacagctctaggaagagtcttggtggttccaaactttttccatttaagaatgatggaggccactgtcttcttggggaccttcaatgcggcAGGTGTTTTTTGGTAcgctttc
Encoded here:
- the LOC115103521 gene encoding prostaglandin E2 receptor EP1 subtype-like, translated to MATVSAPSSPSVLHHLPELNFSSCPCPSIQTLNATTLPPLINPPSFGLSCFTMTLGGLSNLSALGILAKSYVRFRHRAKAPFLLLVGALLLTDLAGNLIPGAFALHLHLGQSRRHRVAAGMRDTTEPAGMFCQLFGASLVFFGLCPLLLGSAMAVERCMGITQPLLHSALITVAHMRLAVLLLSSLALLLAGLPLVEVGSYTTQFPGTWCFLTVHGPLSTADASLALTFSGLGLTALSLSLICNTLSGLALLQARLSSQGIRTNTTAAPGRYGRTSSSPLRSLDVEMMAQLTAITMVSCVCWSPFLISISLLVGQFCRGGRGSSHTVRQSEKLVLLGLRMATWNQILDPWVYILLRRAVLRRVFQVLQPDSRSTLTQSSSCTTASRRQGIGLH